One Aquamicrobium sp. genomic region harbors:
- a CDS encoding amino acid ABC transporter permease — translation MQGKDISWVRSEFTAPTPAPRSQVGFSAWLRNNLFSTPVNSALTILALLLLAWMVPRMLNWLFFDAVWTGTDRTACLTTEQGGELPAGWSGACWPFVTSRFGQFMFGRYPLDERWRVLLTGAIFVALLVPLLIPRIPWKRLNAILFFGVFPFVAYFLLVGGYFGLRYVETSLWGGLLVTLVISYVGIVVSLPLGILLALGRRSHMPIVRLLSVIFIETVRGVPLVTILFMASFMLPLFVPPGMTFDKLLRALIGVALFASAYMAEVVRGGLQAIPRGQYEGADSLGLGYWQKMTFIIMPQALKLVIPGIVNTFIGMFKDTTLVLIISMFDLLGVVKQNISGDPTWATPQTAKTGYIFAAAIFWVFCYGMSRYSQYMERRLDTGLRR, via the coding sequence ATGCAGGGTAAAGACATCTCCTGGGTGCGCTCCGAGTTCACCGCACCCACCCCCGCCCCCCGCTCGCAGGTCGGCTTCAGCGCCTGGCTGCGCAACAACCTGTTCTCGACGCCGGTCAATTCGGCGTTGACCATACTGGCGCTGCTGCTGCTGGCATGGATGGTGCCGCGCATGCTGAACTGGCTGTTCTTCGACGCGGTATGGACCGGAACCGACCGGACCGCCTGCCTGACGACCGAGCAGGGCGGCGAGTTGCCCGCCGGCTGGAGCGGTGCGTGCTGGCCGTTCGTGACCAGCCGGTTCGGCCAGTTCATGTTCGGCCGCTATCCGCTCGACGAGCGCTGGCGCGTGCTGCTCACCGGCGCGATCTTCGTCGCGCTGCTCGTGCCGCTGCTGATCCCGCGCATCCCGTGGAAGCGGCTCAACGCCATCCTGTTCTTCGGGGTGTTCCCGTTCGTCGCCTATTTCCTGCTGGTCGGCGGCTATTTCGGCCTGCGCTACGTCGAGACCTCGCTGTGGGGCGGCCTGCTGGTCACGCTGGTGATCTCCTATGTCGGCATCGTCGTGTCGCTGCCGCTGGGCATCCTGCTGGCGCTGGGGCGGCGCTCCCACATGCCGATCGTCAGGCTCCTGTCGGTGATCTTCATCGAGACGGTGCGCGGCGTGCCGCTGGTCACGATCCTGTTCATGGCGAGCTTCATGCTGCCGCTGTTCGTGCCGCCGGGCATGACCTTCGACAAGCTGCTGCGCGCGCTGATCGGCGTCGCCCTGTTCGCCTCGGCCTACATGGCGGAGGTGGTTCGCGGCGGCCTGCAGGCGATCCCGCGCGGCCAGTACGAGGGCGCGGATTCGCTCGGCCTCGGCTACTGGCAGAAGATGACCTTCATCATCATGCCGCAGGCGCTGAAGCTGGTCATCCCCGGCATCGTCAACACCTTCATCGGCATGTTCAAGGACACCACCCTCGTCCTCATCATCTCGATGTTCGACCTGCTCGGCGTGGTCAAGCAGAACATCTCCGGCGACCCGACCTGGGCGACGCCGCAGACCGCCAAGACCGGCTACATCTTCGCCGCCGCGATCTTCTGGGTGTTCTGCTACGGCATGTCGCGCTACTCGCAATATATGGAACGGCGTCTGGATACGGGGTTGCGACGATGA
- a CDS encoding amino acid ABC transporter permease, which translates to MSQNVIRDEPARVPLIYNPQVRGIFFQVLLIVLLALGVWWIVDNTIENLRRSNISTGFAFLRGRAGFDISDRLIDYTSDSSFGRALVVGVLNTLVVAAAGIVTATIIGFIVGIARLSNNWLIRKLATVYVEVFRNIPPLLVILFWYQGVLAVLPSVRDSLSLPFGSFLNNRGFYFPRFVWEEGSSLIFWAFVLAVALSVFVARRAKARQMATGQRFPVFWTSVALIVGLPLLAFLLAGTPVSVEYPQKGTFNLTGGTNVKPEFLSLYLALSFYTASFIAEIVRAGIMGVPRGQTEAYSALGIRANDGMRLVVIPQAMRIIIPPLTSQYLNLMKNSSLAVAIGYPDLYAVGGTILNQTGQAIEVVVIFMVVYLSISLVTSLFMNWFNTKMALKER; encoded by the coding sequence GTGTCACAAAACGTTATCAGAGACGAACCCGCGCGCGTTCCGCTGATTTACAATCCGCAGGTCCGCGGCATCTTCTTTCAGGTCCTGCTCATCGTCCTGCTCGCGCTCGGCGTCTGGTGGATCGTCGACAACACGATCGAGAACCTGCGCCGCTCGAACATCTCCACCGGCTTCGCCTTCCTGCGCGGCCGCGCCGGCTTCGACATCTCCGACCGGCTGATCGACTATACGTCCGACTCGTCCTTCGGGCGCGCGCTCGTCGTCGGCGTGCTCAACACGCTCGTCGTCGCCGCCGCCGGCATCGTCACCGCCACGATCATCGGCTTCATCGTCGGCATCGCGCGGCTGTCGAACAACTGGCTGATCCGCAAGCTGGCGACGGTCTATGTCGAGGTGTTCCGCAACATCCCGCCGCTGCTGGTCATCCTGTTCTGGTATCAGGGCGTCCTCGCGGTCCTGCCCAGCGTGCGCGACAGCCTGTCGCTGCCGTTCGGCTCGTTTCTCAACAATCGCGGCTTCTACTTTCCCCGCTTCGTCTGGGAAGAGGGCTCGAGCCTGATCTTCTGGGCCTTCGTCCTCGCGGTCGCGCTGAGCGTCTTCGTCGCCCGCCGGGCCAAGGCGCGGCAGATGGCGACGGGGCAGCGCTTCCCGGTGTTCTGGACCAGCGTCGCGCTGATCGTCGGCCTGCCGCTCCTGGCCTTCCTGCTGGCGGGAACGCCCGTCTCGGTCGAATATCCCCAGAAGGGAACGTTCAACCTGACCGGCGGCACCAACGTCAAGCCGGAGTTCCTGTCGCTCTATCTCGCGCTGTCGTTCTACACGGCGTCCTTCATCGCCGAGATCGTGCGCGCCGGCATCATGGGCGTGCCGCGCGGCCAGACGGAGGCCTATTCCGCGCTCGGCATCCGGGCCAATGACGGGATGCGCCTCGTCGTCATCCCGCAGGCGATGCGCATCATCATCCCGCCGCTCACCAGCCAGTACCTGAACCTGATGAAGAATTCCTCGCTCGCGGTGGCGATCGGCTATCCCGATCTCTACGCGGTCGGCGGCACCATCCTGAACCAGACGGGACAGGCGATCGAGGTCGTGGTCATCTTCATGGTGGTCTACCTCAGCATCAGCCTCGTCACCTCTCTGTTCATGAACTGGTTCAACACCAAGATGGCGCTGAAGGAGAGGTGA
- a CDS encoding amino acid ABC transporter substrate-binding protein translates to MKKFVTGILGSAALALAASAASAATLDDVKAKGFLQCGVNTSLAGFSAPNDKGEWTGLDVDFCRAVAAAVFGDGNAVKFTGLSAKDRFTALQSGEVDILSRNTTWTVSRDTALGLNFAGVTYYDGQGFMINAKKLPGVNSALQLSGASICVQAGTTTELNLADYFSANNMEYNPVVFEKFEEANAAYDAGRCDAYTTDQSGLYAVRLQMSSPDDHVVLPEIISKEPLGPSVRQGDDQWFDIVKWAYFALLNAEEAGITQANVDEMKDSSSPDIRRLLGTESETKIGTDLGLANDWVVNIIKATGNYGEIFERNVGTGSPLKIARGVNALWTKGGLQYGMPIR, encoded by the coding sequence ATGAAAAAGTTCGTCACGGGAATTCTCGGCTCGGCCGCGCTCGCGCTGGCCGCTTCGGCTGCCTCGGCCGCCACGCTTGACGACGTCAAGGCCAAGGGCTTCCTCCAGTGCGGCGTCAACACCTCGCTGGCCGGCTTCTCGGCCCCCAACGACAAGGGCGAGTGGACGGGCCTCGACGTCGACTTCTGCCGCGCCGTCGCGGCCGCCGTCTTCGGCGACGGCAACGCGGTCAAGTTCACCGGCCTCAGCGCCAAGGACCGCTTCACCGCGCTCCAGTCCGGCGAGGTCGACATCCTGTCGCGCAACACGACCTGGACGGTCAGCCGCGACACCGCGCTCGGCCTCAACTTCGCCGGCGTCACCTACTATGACGGCCAGGGCTTCATGATCAACGCCAAGAAGCTGCCGGGCGTCAATTCCGCGCTGCAGCTCTCCGGCGCCTCGATCTGCGTGCAGGCCGGCACCACCACCGAGCTGAACCTCGCCGACTACTTCAGCGCCAATAACATGGAATACAACCCGGTCGTCTTCGAGAAGTTCGAGGAGGCGAACGCCGCCTACGACGCCGGCCGCTGCGACGCCTACACCACCGACCAGTCGGGCCTCTATGCCGTGCGCCTGCAGATGTCCTCGCCGGACGATCACGTCGTCCTGCCCGAGATCATCTCCAAGGAGCCGCTCGGCCCGTCGGTCCGCCAGGGCGACGACCAGTGGTTCGACATCGTCAAGTGGGCCTATTTCGCGCTGCTGAACGCCGAAGAGGCCGGCATCACCCAGGCCAATGTCGACGAGATGAAGGACAGCTCCAGCCCCGACATCCGCCGCCTGCTCGGCACCGAGTCCGAAACCAAGATCGGCACCGATCTCGGCCTCGCCAACGACTGGGTCGTCAACATCATCAAGGCGACCGGCAATTACGGCGAGATCTTCGAGCGCAATGTCGGCACCGGCAGCCCGCTCAAGATCGCCCGCGGCGTGAACGCGCTGTGGACCAAGGGCGGCCTGCAGTACGGCATGCCGATCCGCTGA